CGCGTGGTCGAGCGGCCCTTCCCAGGGCTCGCGCGCGCAGCCGCGACGGGCGGCGAGAGCTTCGAAGCGCTCGCGGCGCCGCTCCAGCGGGCTGCGGCCCCCGTCGCGCCGCCCGCGGGCGGCGAGGAGCGCGAGCGCCGCCAGCGCGATCGCCGCGGCCAGCGCGATGAGCGCCGCGCGCGACGCGCCGGCGGGAAGACGGAGGCGGCGCAGGCTCCGGAAGCCTTCCGCCCCGGCGCGGGCGATCTGGAGCTGCGATTCGGCGTCGTACTGGACGACCCAGCTGTTCCAGCGCATCCGCAGCGTATCGAGCCAGAGCAGCGGCCGCCGCAGCCGCCGCGACGCCGCGGTGGCGCCGAGCGCCGCCGCCGCCGGGGTGGCGTCGAGGCGGACCCACTCGCCGTCGATCCAGGCCTCGACCCAGGCGTGCGCGGAGGCCTGAGTCACGAGGTAGTAGGAGCCGGCGGCGACCCAGTCGCCGCCGAGGTAGCCGCTGACGAGGCGCGCCGGGACCCCGCAGACGCGCAGCATGGTCGCGAGCCCGGCGGCGAAGTACTCGCAGTAGCCCGTGCGGTTGACCAGCAGGAACGCCTCGAGCGGGTCGCCCGCCGGCGCCGGCACCTCGAGGGAGTAGGTGTAGCCGCGGGCGAAGTGCGCCAGGAGCCGGTCCGCGATGCGCCGCGGGTCGATCTCGCCGCCGGCGGCGCGCAGCGCCAGATCCCGGATCGGATCGGGGAGCGCGGCCGGCACGGCGAGGTCCAGGGCGCGCTCCTCGCGCGAGAGCCGCTCGGCGTAGCGGTCGCCGGGGACGGATGTGCCGGTGTAGCGGATGCGCCGTGCCAGCGGCAGGGGCAGGCGCAGCGCGCGGCCGGCGCCGAGGAGCTGGAGCCGCGCGCCCACCGTCGCGCGCAGGGGCGACTCGAGGAGGAAGAGCTGCCGGTCGCCGTGGGGCTCGACGAAGTACGTGACGCGGGTGCCGGCGGGCTGCGCCGGTCCCTGCGGCGGGGGCGTGGCCGGGCGCCAGAGCGGGGAGACGCTCCACCTGCGCCCGTCCGTGACCTCGAGGACGGCGCCGCGCCAGTACGGCGTCGTGGCCAGCGGTCCGTCCTCGATCTCGGCACGGAATGCGACCGCGCCGCTGAGTGCCACGCGCTCGACGTCCCCGAGGCGCAGCTGGTCCGAGACGCCGCTGGTCCCCGTCCGCGATCGCGCCCCGAGTCCCGCCCAGAAGGGGTTCACCGAGCGTGGCAGCACGACGAACAGCAGCGCCGCCAGCGGCAGGGACGCCGCGACGAGCCCGCCGCCGATCACGGCCAGGCGTCGGGCGAGGCGCCGGTCCAGCGCCGGGACCGCCTCGGCGAAGGGGAGCCAGAGCAGGAAGAGCACCCCGAGGACGATCGCGGCCACCAGCAGGAGGGCGAAGCCGATTTCCGGCTCCAGCGAGGCGCACCCCGCGACGAGCAGCAGCGATACGGCGAGGATCTGGAGGTGGTCCCGGCGCGCCTTCGCGCCGAGGAGCTTGACCGCCAGCAGCAGCGCCAGCGCCGCGAGCGACTGCTCCGCGAGCGTGTCGCGCCGCGGGGGCGCGAGGAAGGCGAGCGAGCCCGCCAGCCCGACGAGATTGAGGACGAAGACCGGTGCGCGGCGGCCGCCCCGGTGGTCCCAGAGCGCCCCGGCGATCCAGCCGAAGGCCGCCAGCATCCAGGCGCTGCGGTGCAGCGGCGAGAGGGCGACCGCGGCCGTGGCCGCCGCCGCGAGGGCGTACGCGAACGCCAGGCTGACGCTGCGCGGCCTCACGTCGGTCCCGGGAAGCGCGCGAGCGCGCCGAGGAGCGCGCGGCGGTGGGCCTGGCCGCTGCCGGGGGCGAAGGTCTGCCCGGGCAGCTCGAGGCCGGCGGCGCGTCCCCGCCGCAGCGCCGTGCGCACGAGCCAGGCGAGCTGGCCGAGGCGCGCCTCCGTGCCCGGTCCGGGGACCGCGTCGAAGGCGTACACGACCGGCGGCGCGCCCTCGGACTCGAACTCCTTCGTGAGCAGCCGGCGCAGGCGCAGCCAGCTCGTCCACTGCACGCGCGCGATGGCGTCGCCCGGGACGTAATCCCTCAGGCCGCGGTAGTCGCCCCCGAGGCCCGCCTTGCGGCGCGTCGCCAGCTCGCCCTCGCGCTCGGCGCGGTCGACGCTCTCCCAGGAGACCGGCAGCGGTTGCGGGTAGACGAGGCAGCCGCCGCGGGGCCGCACGACGCGGCCGCGGCGTATGAGACCGAAGGGGAACTCGGAGGAGATCTCCAGCGCCGGCCACGGCTGCACCCCGCGCGCGGGGAAGCTCACGGCCAGCGGCACGTCGGTCGCGCCGCCGCGCGGCACCTCGGCGGCCACCGCGGCGGGCGGCTTCCCCGCTTCCCCCACCGCCAGCAGGTAGGACGCTCGGCCCGGCCCGGCCGCGAGCAGGACGCGCACGGACGCCGGGCGGCCCGCCCACGCCTCGTCCGGCGGGAGCAGCCGGACGCTCGCCGCCGCCAGATTGCGGTGCCCGAGGATGCCGGAGAGCGCGAGCAGGGCCAGCAGCGAGGCCACGACGAAGTAGAGGAGGTTGTTGCCGGAGTTCACCGCAACGACGCCCGCCGCCAGGACGAGGGCGATCGCGAAACCCCCGGGCGCGGTGAGCCGGATGCGCAGGTCCCCGGCGGCGAGGGGGACGCCGGCGGGCTCAGCGGACGGGGGTGGCCCGGAGGAGGTCCCGGACGAGGGAGGCACGGTCCAGCCTTTCGAACTCGCCCCGGGGAAGGAGGCGGTGCGCGACCACCGCCTCGGCCACGCCCTGCACGTCCTCGGGGACGCAGTAGTCCCTGCCCGCGAGCAGCGCCGCAGCCTTCGCCGCGCGCACCCAGTGCTCGGCGCCGCGCGGGGAGATGCCGATGAGCAGGCGGTCCGAGACGCGGGAGGCGGCAGCGAGGTCGAGGACGTACTCCAGCAGCGGCGCGGCGACGGTCACCGCGGCCGCGCGTTCCTGGAGGGCGGCGAGGTCGTCGGCGCCGACGACCGCCTCGGCGCGGTCGACGCGCTCGCGCGTGTCCAGGTTTGCGAGGAGGACGCGTTCGGCGTCGCGCCCGGGGTAGCCCATGCGCAGCGTCATCATGAAGCGGTCGAGTTGCGACTCGGGCAGCGGGTAGGTGCCGTAGTGCTCGACCGGGTTCTGGGTCGCGATCACGAAGAAGGGCTGCGGCAGCTGGTGGGTGCGGCCCTCCACCGAGACCTGCCCCTCGGCCATCGCCTCGAGCAGCGCGCTCTGGGTCTTCGGCGTGGCGCGGTTGATCTCGTCGGCGAGGACGATCTGGTGGAAGACCGGCCCGGGCCGGAAGGCGAGGGCGCCCGTCCCCACGTCCAGCACCGACACGCCCAGGATGTCGGTCGGGAGCAGGTCCGCGGTGAACTGCACCCGCGCGAAGTCGAGCCCCAGCACCCGGGCCAGCGCCAGGGCGAGGGTGGTCTTGCCGACGCCGGGGAGGTCCTCGAGGAGCAGGTGGCCGCGCGCCAGCAGGCAGGCCACCGCCAGCCGCACGACGTCCTCCTTGCCACGCACGAGGGCGTTCACGGCGGCGAGGGCGGCGTCGATCCGACCGTCGGTCTTCACGGGCCCCCATGCTAGCACATCCCCTTGCAATTTCGCCGGGCCTTCGCTAACGTAACGCTTCGTTTTCTGCGCGGACGGCCTGCCTTCCGCGCGCGAGATGCGGCAACCCGGACAGGGGAGGAACAGGACATGGCGGTGAAGAAGGTCTGGATCGAGGAAGGCTGTACCGTGTGCGGCGTCTGCGCCGATCTGGCGCCCGAGGTCTTCCAGCTGGGCGACGACTCGAGCACGGTGATCGCGGGCGCGAACCTGGCCGCGAACTCCGACGCCATCATCGACGCGGCGCGCAACTGCCCCGTCGAGATCATCAAGTACGAGGAGTAGCACCGGTCCTTCCGGCGCGGGGCGGCCCGCTGCCGCCCCGTTTCGGTCCACGCCACCCGCCGCTGCCCCCGCGGGAAGCCCCTCCGTGCCACGCGCCTGCATCGTCGTTCTGCTGCTCTGCGGCCTCGTCGTGCGCCCACCGTCGGCCGTCGCCGGGCCGGCGGAGGCGGACCCGGCCGTCCGTCGGGGGCTGGCGGCGCGCGAGGAGCTGCGCCGGCGCGTCGATCCGGCGGCCGGGCCGCCCGCCGAGGAGACGTGGGTCGCGGTCTCGCCGGGAGGGCGTCCTGCGCTCGTGGTCAAGGGGCGCGTGAGCGGGCCGGACGGGCGGCCCACGCTGCGCGACGAGGCCATCGTCGACCTCGGGGCCGGGCGCGTCACCTCCTTCGTCTGGTTCCCCAACGCGAGCGCGCGCAAGGCCGGCGAGGCGATCATCTCGCTCGGCGAGGTCTCCTCGCGCGCCGACGCCCAGGTACGCCGGCTCCTCCCCGGCACGGAGCTGGCGCTCGAGGGCATCCAGCGCTACCGCGCCAGCGGCGAGGAGAGCATCTACTACGAGGCGAGCTTCACCGACCCCGGCGGCGACGTCCCCTTCCTGCAGCCCACGGTGCGGCTGTTGCTGGACGCGTCGACGGGCAACTTCTTCCGTTTCGACGCCGACCCCGACTGGTTCGCGCCGCCGAAGGCGCCCAAGGCGCGCCTGTCGCGCAAGGCCGCCGAGCGGGTTGCCGCGGCGGCGCTCGCGGCGCGCGACCTCTCGCCGGCGTTGGGGGCGGGCGCCGCGCCGGGAAAGACGGGAGCGGCGGAGCTGTTCATCGTGCGGCCCAACGACTGGCTGGCTTCGCCGGGGGAGGCCGCGGCGGCGCGCGCCCGCGTCGCCTGGGTCGTCCCCTTCTCGCTCAAGGGCGAACCGGGCCGCCTCGTGCACCGGCTGTTCGTGGACGCGGCGACCGGGAAACTGCTCGGCGGGCTGCCCGGGGCTCGTTGACAAGAGCAGGCGAGGCCGTACACTCCCGTCCCATGGATCAGAAGGGGCCGGTCCTCGTCACGGGCGCGGCCGGCTTCGGCGGCAGCCATCTCGTCGAGCACCTGCTCGAGCGCGGGCTCGCCGTGGTCGGGCTCGACCACCCGGAGGCGCGGCCCGAGAATCTCGAGGCCGTGCGCGGGCGGATCGACTACGTCGCCTGCGACCTCGCGGCCGGCGGCGCGGACGAGGTGCGCGGGGCCCTCGGCGGGCGGGAGTTCGCCGCGGTCTACCACCTCGCGGGCCTCGCGAGCGTGCGCCGCTCCTTCGGCGAGGTCCGGCGGACCCTCGAGGTGAACGCGTTCGCCTCGGTCAACCTCCTCGAGGCGCTCCTGCGGCAGGCGACGCCGCCGCGGGTGCTCCTCGTGGGCTCGGCGGAGGAGTACGGCGTCGCGCCCGCGGGCGCCGGCGCGCTCGCCGAGGACGCGCCGCTGGCGCCGGCGAACCCCTACGCCCTGAGCAAGGTCTGGCAGGAGGCGCTCGGGGGCTACTACGCGCGGACCCGGCGCTGGCCGATCCTCATGACGCGCACCTACAACCACACGGGGCCCCGCCAGGGGGCGGACTACGTGTGCGCCGACTTCGCGCGGCAGATCGCGCGCATCGAGCTGCGCCTCGCGGAGCCGGTCATCCGCGTGGGGAACCTCGGGGCCGCGCGCGACTTTCTCGACGTGCGGGACGTCGTGCGTGCCTACCGGCTCATCGTGGCCCGGGGGACCCCGGGCGCGGCGTACAACGTCTGCTCCGGCAGCGTGCGGACCATCGCGGATCTGCTGCAGATCCTGCTCGGGCAGGCGGTGCTCAGGATCAAGGTCGAGGTCGACGTGTCGCGCCACCGCCCGGTGGACGTCCCGGTCCTGCACGGCGACCCCGGGCGCCTCGCGCGCGAGACGGGCTGGGCCCCGGCCATCGGGATCGAGCGGAGCCTCGGCGACCTGCTCGAATACTGGCGTCGGCGCGTCGCGGCCGAGGCGGGCGCCGGGCAGCCGCGCGCGGCGGGCTCGCCGGCGTGAGCGGCGGCGCGGGCGCCGCGGCGCCGCGGATCGACCAGGCGCTCCCCGCGTTCGCCTACGGGGACGCGATCGGCAACGACGTCCTGGCCCTGCGCGGGCTGCTGCGGCGCGGCGGCGTGACCTCG
This genomic interval from bacterium contains the following:
- a CDS encoding DUF3488 and transglutaminase-like domain-containing protein, coding for MRPRSVSLAFAYALAAAATAAVALSPLHRSAWMLAAFGWIAGALWDHRGGRRAPVFVLNLVGLAGSLAFLAPPRRDTLAEQSLAALALLLAVKLLGAKARRDHLQILAVSLLLVAGCASLEPEIGFALLLVAAIVLGVLFLLWLPFAEAVPALDRRLARRLAVIGGGLVAASLPLAALLFVVLPRSVNPFWAGLGARSRTGTSGVSDQLRLGDVERVALSGAVAFRAEIEDGPLATTPYWRGAVLEVTDGRRWSVSPLWRPATPPPQGPAQPAGTRVTYFVEPHGDRQLFLLESPLRATVGARLQLLGAGRALRLPLPLARRIRYTGTSVPGDRYAERLSREERALDLAVPAALPDPIRDLALRAAGGEIDPRRIADRLLAHFARGYTYSLEVPAPAGDPLEAFLLVNRTGYCEYFAAGLATMLRVCGVPARLVSGYLGGDWVAAGSYYLVTQASAHAWVEAWIDGEWVRLDATPAAAALGATAASRRLRRPLLWLDTLRMRWNSWVVQYDAESQLQIARAGAEGFRSLRRLRLPAGASRAALIALAAAIALAALALLAARGRRDGGRSPLERRRERFEALAARRGCAREPWEGPLDHA
- a CDS encoding DUF58 domain-containing protein, translating into MPPSSGTSSGPPPSAEPAGVPLAAGDLRIRLTAPGGFAIALVLAAGVVAVNSGNNLLYFVVASLLALLALSGILGHRNLAAASVRLLPPDEAWAGRPASVRVLLAAGPGRASYLLAVGEAGKPPAAVAAEVPRGGATDVPLAVSFPARGVQPWPALEISSEFPFGLIRRGRVVRPRGGCLVYPQPLPVSWESVDRAEREGELATRRKAGLGGDYRGLRDYVPGDAIARVQWTSWLRLRRLLTKEFESEGAPPVVYAFDAVPGPGTEARLGQLAWLVRTALRRGRAAGLELPGQTFAPGSGQAHRRALLGALARFPGPT
- a CDS encoding AAA family ATPase, whose translation is MKTDGRIDAALAAVNALVRGKEDVVRLAVACLLARGHLLLEDLPGVGKTTLALALARVLGLDFARVQFTADLLPTDILGVSVLDVGTGALAFRPGPVFHQIVLADEINRATPKTQSALLEAMAEGQVSVEGRTHQLPQPFFVIATQNPVEHYGTYPLPESQLDRFMMTLRMGYPGRDAERVLLANLDTRERVDRAEAVVGADDLAALQERAAAVTVAAPLLEYVLDLAAASRVSDRLLIGISPRGAEHWVRAAKAAALLAGRDYCVPEDVQGVAEAVVAHRLLPRGEFERLDRASLVRDLLRATPVR
- a CDS encoding ferredoxin, yielding MAVKKVWIEEGCTVCGVCADLAPEVFQLGDDSSTVIAGANLAANSDAIIDAARNCPVEIIKYEE
- a CDS encoding GDP-mannose 4,6-dehydratase, with the protein product MDQKGPVLVTGAAGFGGSHLVEHLLERGLAVVGLDHPEARPENLEAVRGRIDYVACDLAAGGADEVRGALGGREFAAVYHLAGLASVRRSFGEVRRTLEVNAFASVNLLEALLRQATPPRVLLVGSAEEYGVAPAGAGALAEDAPLAPANPYALSKVWQEALGGYYARTRRWPILMTRTYNHTGPRQGADYVCADFARQIARIELRLAEPVIRVGNLGAARDFLDVRDVVRAYRLIVARGTPGAAYNVCSGSVRTIADLLQILLGQAVLRIKVEVDVSRHRPVDVPVLHGDPGRLARETGWAPAIGIERSLGDLLEYWRRRVAAEAGAGQPRAAGSPA